The DNA region CGTGGCGGCCTCCCCCGCGCCCGCGGAGATGAGCAGGATTTTCCCGGGATACGTCACGATGTCCCCTGCCGCGTAGATGCCGGGCATGTTGGTGGACATGTCCGTGGCCACCCCGATTCCGCTGCCCACGATGTTCAGGCCCCATTGCCGGAACGGCTCGAGGTTGGTCAGCATTCCGATGGAGAGGATGATCGCGTCGGCCTCGATCCGCTCCTCCTTGCCGCTCCGCTCGTTCCAGATGACCGCCCCGGTGACGTGGTCGTCCCCGATGACCTCCTTCAGGGCGAAATAGGGGAACATCACCCTCACCTTCGAGGAGAAGAGCCGGTCGACCATCGCCTCGTGCGCCTGGAATCGGTACATCCGATGGGCGATCGTCACTTCCGCGGCGATCCCGATGAGCGAGAGCGCCCAGTCGACCGCGCTGTTCCCCCCCCCCACGACGAGGACCTTTTTCCCGCGGAGCGGCTCGAAGGAGGGGAGGTAGTAGTAGATCCCGTGTCCCTCCAGATCGATAAGGTGCGGGATGTCCAGTTTCCGGGGGACGAACGCCCCGCAGCCGACGGCGATCACCGCGGTCTGGGTGAAGTGGCGCCCCTTCGGCGTCGAAAGCTCGATCACCCGCTCGCCGCGCACTCGCAGGCCGGTCACCCTTTCATCGAGGACGACCGTCGGGCGGTACTGCATCGCCTGCTCGGTGAGCAGGGCGATGAGGTCGCGGGCGAGAATCTTCGGGTGGCCGGCCACGTCGAAGATC from Candidatus Deferrimicrobiaceae bacterium includes:
- a CDS encoding NAD(P)/FAD-dependent oxidoreductase, which codes for MVRQSEMYDVTIVGAGPIGLYAAYYAGLRDCKTKLIEIYPQVGGRLISMYPEKEIFDVAGHPKILARDLIALLTEQAMQYRPTVVLDERVTGLRVRGERVIELSTPKGRHFTQTAVIAVGCGAFVPRKLDIPHLIDLEGHGIYYYLPSFEPLRGKKVLVVGGGNSAVDWALSLIGIAAEVTIAHRMYRFQAHEAMVDRLFSSKVRVMFPYFALKEVIGDDHVTGAVIWNERSGKEERIEADAIILSIGMLTNLEPFRQWGLNIVGSGIGVATDMSTNMPGIYAAGDIVTYPGKILLISAGAGEAATAVNSAKEYIEAGALGR